From Lewinellaceae bacterium:
AACAGTTGTACGCTCCCTGGCCGTAGATGAAAACAACCGGGTATATGTCGGCGCTTATGGCGAGATCGGCTATTTGGCGCCCGATACCATCGGCCAGCTACAATACATTTCCCTGCTGCCCTATCTGGAGGAAAAATACCACGATTTTTCCGACGTCTGGCAAACAGTCGTTACCAGCCAAGGCGTCTATTTCGCCACTCAAAAGTACCTGTTCCGCTGGGCCAATCAACAAATGCGCGTTTGGGAAGCCCCTACCCTTTACCTGCTCTGCGCATCAGTGAACGATCAAATTTACGTCCGGCAGTGGAAAAAGGGCTTAATGCAAATGGTGTCGGATTCGCTGACTCTGGCGCCGGGCGGCGAACAATTCGACAAAAAACGGATTTCTCAACTTTTGCCTTACCCCGGACGCAATAAGAACCACCTGCTGGTCTGCACTCAAACCGAGGGCTTATTCCTGTACGATGGCCTTTCGGCAGCGCCGTTTCCTACTGCTTTCGATGAAAGGCTTAAAAAAGCCCGGTTGTATAAAAGCGCCAGGTTGCCGAACGGCGGTTACGCATTTTCCACTATGCAGGATGGCGTTTTTATCATGGATGAAAAAGGGAACCTCCTGCATCATTTGAATAAAGCAACGGGCCTGCAGAACAACACGGCCTGGAGCCTTTGCCCGGACAGGCAGGGCGGCTTGTGGATCGGCATGGATGCCGGCATCAGCCGGGCGGAGATCAGCGCCCCTTTAACTCATTTTACCGGCCTGGAAGGCGTGGAAGGCAGCATCTTTGATATCATCCGGCATCAGGGGGTGCTGCATATCGCAACCAGCACGGGAATCTACTTTCTGGATGAAGCCTCGGGCCCTCCCGGATCATTTAAGCCGGTATCCGGCATTCCGCCCCAGTGCTGGAAACTGCTTTCGGCTGGAGGGTCTTTGTTCGGAGGCACCTTCCAGGGGGTTTATGAGGTCAGAGGGGGGCAGGCGTATCTGGCAAACCGGGGATATGTTTTTTATTTATGCCGTTCCCGGCAGGATACCAACCGGATTTTTATGGGTTTGCAGGGCGGCATCGGATCCCTTTATTATGCGGAAGGCCAGTGGCGCCAGGAAGGGTTGATTGACGGCATAGCCGAGGAAATCCGGGACATCCTGGAAACGCCGGACGGGAAGCTGTGGCTGACGACCCGCTACCAGGGGCTCCTGCGAGTGGATTTCCCGGAAGGGTTCACGCTGCAGCCAACGATTACTCGTTTTGATACGCTGCAGGGCCTGCCTGCAGGCGACAGGAATGTGGCTTTCGCAACCAGGGAGGGGCTTCGCTTCGCCACGCCCCGGGGTATTTATCGTTTTGATGAAGTAAAAGGGCGCTTTATAGAAGACCCTGGGCTCATAAAGGGCTTCCCCAATGGGCAGGGCCCCATATTTTCCGTAGCTCAGGACCGCCGGGAGAATCTCTGGCTGCTGGTCCCCGAAGCGAATTCCGGCATGGCCCTTCGACAGGCGGATGGGAGCTATGCCTGGGATGAAAGCCCCTTGTTGCGAATCAGTGACGCCGATCTCAACGTCGCTTACCCGGATCCCTTGCATGAAAATCTCACCTGGTTTGGCGGCAACGAACGGCTGATCCAATATGATGCTTCCGTCCCAAAAAACAACGCGCTGGATTTCAGTACGTTTATCCGGCAGGTGATCGTCAATGGAGATTCGTTGGTCTATGGCGGCACCGCAGGCGAAAGCATTGCAATCATCCCGGAACTGGCCTACGCCAACAACTCCCTTCGTTTCAGCTTTGCGGCCCCCTGTTATGATGATGAATCAAAAAATGAATACCAGTATTTTCTGGAAGGGTACGATAAAGGCTGGTCAAACTGGAGCCCCGAATCCCGGAAAGATTACACCAACCTGCCAGCCGGGAAATACCGCTTTCAGGTTCGGGCGAAAAGCATCTACCGGCAGGTGGGCGAGCCTGCGGTGTACGAATTTAGCATCCTCCCGCCATTTTACCGCACCTGGTGGGCGTATGCGCTCTATACCCTGCTCTTCCTGGGGGTTTTGTATGCCCTCAGGCAGCAGGAGGTGAAAAGATTAAACGCCAAACACCTCCGGGAAATGAAACTCCTCGAATACGATAAGCTCAAGGAACTGGACCAGTTGAAGTCGCGCTTCTTCGCCGACGTCTCCCACGAGTTTCGCACCCCCCTTACCCTGATCCTCGGGCCGTTGGAAAATTTGATTTCCGGCACCTTTAAAGGAGATGTCAGGCAGGATTATCGCCTGATGCGGCGCAGTGCCCGGCGCCTGCTCCGCCTGATCAACCAACTGCTGGACCTCTCCAAAGTGGAGGCCGGCAAAATGATGCTGGAAGCCAGTTATGGCGACGTTATTCCCTTCATCCGGCGCAATTTCCACGCTTTTGAATCCCTGGCTAAACACAAAGGCATCAACCAGCGCTTCGAAACGGAAATAGATGCGGCAAGGCTCTATTTTGATCCTGACAAACTGGAACAGGTGCTCTCGAATATCCTTTCCAACGCCTTCAAGTTTACGCCGGAAGGCGGGACGGTAAGCGTTAAGATAAAAAGCGAAGGCACGGAAGCTGCCGCGCGCTTTTTGCAGGTCGCCATTGCCGACACCGGAACTGGCATCCCGGCGGAGCAGTTGCCGCACGTGTTTGATCGGTTTTATAGCCCACCCCTCCACTCTCCTGTGGGAGGAAAGCCCAGGACTTCTCCCCCCGCCTCGGGAGGGGCTACCGGCATCGGCCTGGCCCTGGCCAAAGAACTGGTGGAACTGCACCACGGCCAGATCAGGATAGCCAGTACGGTAGGCGAGGGTGCCCAATTCACTATTTTACTGCCGTTTGGAAAGGCGCATCTCCGGGATGAAGAGATTGTTGAGCGGGAACCCGGCCGCCCGTTGACTGTGAAAGAAACGGGCCTGGCGCCCGATACAGAGGAAATAGAAATAGCCGGCGAGCCGCTCCCCGGGGTTGCTGTTTTTGCCGATACGGTGGAAGAGGGAGACGAAAACATGGTCCTCCTGGTTGAAGACAACCCCGACATGCGCGCCTTCATCCGTGCTCAACTGGCCAATGAGTATAAGGTCGTGGAGGCAGCCGACGGGCAGCAAGGGCTGGAAAAAGCCATCGAGCTCACCCCCGACCTCATCATTAGCGATGTTATGATGCCTGTAATGGACGGCCTGCAGTTGTGCGACACTCTCAAAAACGACGAGCGCACCAGCCACATCCCCATCATCCTGCTCACGGCCAAAGCCGACGTCGAATCCCGCCTGGAAGGCCTGGAGCGGGGCGCCGACGCCTACCTCGCCAAGCCGTTCAACCGGGAGGAGTTGCTCGTCCGGGCGCGCAAGCTGCTCGAATTGCGGCGGCAGCTCAGAAAACGGTATGCTTCTCTAAAGCCTCCCGCCCCGGCGGAAGACAAAGGTTTGCAGATGGAAGATGCCTTCCTGCTAAAGATCCGCCAGCTCGTGGAGTTGCAAATTTCTGATATAAACCTGGATATGGGACAGCTTTCCCAGGCCCTGGGCATGAGCCGCAGCCAGGTTTACCGCAAGGTCAAAGCCCTGACCGGCCAGTCTCCTTCCGTTTTCGTACGCGCCATTCGCCTCGAACGGGCCAAAGAGCTGCTGCAATCCACCGATATGAATGTAACCGAGGTGGCCTACGAAGTGGGCTTCTCCACGCCTGCCTATTTTTCCGACGCTTTTCTGGAAGCATTCGGTGTCCGCCCCAGTGACCTTCGCCGGTGACCTTTTTTCAATACCGTTCAATTTCCTGTGCTTTTTCACCCATCTGCCTAATTCTACTTTGTTAACTTAACAGGAGCGCGGACCTCCAGGTCCGCGAAGGCGGCCTTTGGCAGCCCTTTAAAGCACGAGGAAAGAATAAAGTGTTCAATTATGGGGCAGTAATTTTTGTGCCAGGCAAGGCGCGAAGAATGAGGATAGCCAAAGCTACCTGAGTGATGAGCAACGCAGCATGGCGCAAAAAGGACAAGCCAGAATGGACAGTTTATTCTTTCGTCGTGCCTAAAAGGCAATATCGTACTAAAAACCTGCTTAAAGCAGGTTTACGCGCGCCTGGAGAGCCTGCCCCGTACCCAAAGGGTCGGGGCCCGCGCTCCAGGCCCTCCGGCCATGCTGAATTTTAAGTTAACAAAGTAGAACTAAGGTTGGACAGAGATGACCCGCGTGGTGTACCTCATCTTTCCAAAAACGAACCCCGAACAACCAACAACCAACCCCGCCCCCCTTCCAAAAACCTTAATTTTCCTGCCCATGCAACATAGTCGGTGATCTTTGACCGAATATTGGAAGTGGCTTGCCTGCCTCACGGATATCTTTGTGCGTGAGCATTTCGCATCCATATTGCCAATTTTCTTTAACGTTCAGAAAGCATTAGGCCATGAATAAAATATACCTGTTATCGATCCTGGCCGCCGGCCTGGTAAATGTTGCTTACAGCCAGTATACCACGCCCTCGGTGAGTATTTCCGCCCGCGTAGGGCAAGTGACCAGTTATGAAGGTTCGGCGACAAATCTAAATTCGTGTTGGGAACTAGGCCAGGAACAATATACCGCCTATGTTTCTTTTCAAATTAATGCCGGCGGGTTTGAATATCGAAGCGATTGCCTGACTTGCAACAGGGATGGCAATTGTACCTATGGAAACGGAAATACCGCGCAAGATTTGGCGGCGAGGCATTTAGTCAGTAATACCGTACATCCGTACGTGAATGTTTTAGGGACTCGTCTTGAAGCCTGGGAAGATGATGATTATGCCGACGACCCGTTCCTGCCGCTAAGATGTGAATATAATAATCACTCGGGGGTGAACACTGACGATTGTTATGCTGAACTGTCCGGCCTTTTTGGTTTCAGGCACCAATTCCCCAGTTCGGAAAATGTTTACAATACTTCCCCGACTTTTGGCAACAGCAACCATACCTGGAATATAGAGTACAACTGGAGATATGCCTATGACCCTTACGATAATGACCCGCTCGATATCCCATGTGACTACTATGAAAGCGTAACGGGGATCGCCGGCAATATCGACGCCTGGGTACTCAACTTGACAGCCGGGGAAACCTACGAATTTAAAGTGACTTCCGGCGCAGATCCCTTTTTGCGTATCTATAGCTCGGACGGACACACCCCAGTTGCCCAAAACGATGGCTATACAAACCTATTGCCCAGAATCGTTTACACGCCTTCGCAAAGCGGAATTTATTTTATTGAGGTGAGTGAATCCTCGAGAAGCTGGCTCACCCAGGACGCCACCTTGCTCTTTAAAGTGGTTCCGCCCGCGGTGCCGGTATTGACGGCCTCCGAAACCCTGGTATGCCGGGGAACGCCGGTTACCTTAAACCTGGCCGCCGCCACTTCCGGCGCTTACGTTAAGAAAATTCAATATTGCAATAGCGGCGGCTGCGATGAAGAGTCGGAATGGCACGATTTGGTTGCCGGCGATACTTACGTTTGGAATTCCGGAGTCTCCAACGGTCCTTTTGACTATAACTATTGGTTCAGGGGCATCCTCGAAGGGATTTGTAACGTCCCTTCTCCAATTGTTCATGTAGAACTTATGGATAGCCGCCCCACCATCGTATATGGGGAGGCGCCGATTGTTTGCCCCGGGGATAGTTATTCCATGGCTGCTGTTTATGACGGAGCCAGGTCGTGTTCTATACAATGGGAAAAATCGGATACAGGGCCTACCAGCGGCTGGAGTGTGATACAGGGCGCGACCAACCCGATAAATACCGGGCCGCTAACGGCTACCCGCTGGTACCGGGCGAAACTGGTTTGCCCGGGAGGTGGTTGCCCACAGGCGTTTTCTGACGTTCAGGAAGTAACGGTGAGGCTCCCCGACCTCACCTCCACTTGCCCCCCGAATCGAACCGTCTCCACCAGTTCAACTTATACGGGTGACTGCGGAGTCGACTTCTATTATAACGCGCCCGGGCAGCCCGGTAATTGTTCCAGTATTAGCGTTACCCAAACCGCCGGCCTGCCCAGCGGATCGCTCTTCCCCGTCGGAACCACCACCAACACCTTCCTGGCTACCGACGGCTCAGGGAATACCTCTACCTGTTCCTTTACCGTTACTGTCATCGACAATGGAACCGTAGAGCTTTTTTGCGCGGACTCGCCATGGACCATCTCGATTCCGCAGACCCCACCAGGCCTTTGTTCAGTAGAGGAGGAAGCCATTTTATTCCTGAGAGCCATAGCTTATTCCGATTGTTCTACTCCAACCGTTTCCGGCCCGTTCCCAGGTGGGCCTTATGAGGCGGGCGACCATGAAATAACCTGGCGGGTAGAGAATGCCAATGGCATACAAGCGTCCTGTTCTCATATTATAAGGGTTAGGGAGAACAGAGCCCCGATAATTAGCTGTCCGGCAAATGTGAACATGGGCAGCGCCGCCGGGCAGTGCGGAGGAACCACCGTTGCTTACGATCTGCCAACAGCCACGGACAACTGCGGCATAAAATCGCTGGTCCAAACCGGAGGACTGGCCAGTGGAAGTGTCTTCCCCTTTGGGGTGACTACTAACACCTTCGTTGCGACCGACGTAAGTAATTGGACGGCTTCATGCTCTTTTAACGTTGAGGTCACGGATATGGAAGACCCGATGATCTCCTGTCCAGGCAATATTACGGTCACCAAACAGGCCGGAGAGTGCGGCGTCGGGGCGGTCATTGCATACAACGCCCCGACAGCTACAGACAACTGCCAGGTTCAATCCCTGAATCAAACTGCCGGATTGGCCAGCGGGGTTTCCTTTCCTTTAGGTACAACCACCAATACCTTTGTTGCCACCGATGCCGCCGGCAATTCCGCTTCCTGTTCTTTTACCGTAACGGTCGAAGATTGCAACTTGCCGCCAATTGCCGTTTGCCAGAACCTGACCGTTTCCGCCGGTAGCAACTGTACAGATGCAGTAACGGAAGCCGAAGATTTCGATAATGGTTCCTCCGATCCCGATATGGATATCCTGTCCTTTAGTGTTAGCTCTGCTGGCCCCTATTCACTGGGTACGACTAATGTAACCCTGACGGTTAGCGACCCCAGGGGAGGAAGCAACACTTGTACGGCAACGATAACTGTAGTGGATGATATCCCCCCCACCATTAACTGCCCCGGCAACATCAGCCTCGGCACCGACGCCGGCCTGTGCACCGCCGTAGCCACCTGGGCTTCCCCAACGGCCAGCGACAACTGCGACGTATCCCTGGCGCCGTCAAGCAGCCATGCTTCCGGCGACGCCTTCCCCATAGGCCTGACAACGGTAACCTACAACGTGTCGGATGCGGCGGGCAACGCCGCCAGCCCCTGTTCCTTCACCGTAACGGTCAGCGACGACGACGCGCCGGCGATCAGCGGATGCCCCGGCAACATCAGCCTCGGCACCGACGCCGGCTTGTGCACCGCCGTAGCCACCTGGGCCTCCCCAACGGCCAGCGACAACTGCGACGTATCCCTGGCGCCGTCAAGCAGCTATGCTTCCGGCGACGCCTTCCCCATAGGCCTGACAACAGTAACCTATGATGTATCAGATGCGGCGGGCAACGCCGCCAGCCCCTGTTCTTTCACCGTAACGGTAAGTGATGCAGAAAACCCCGCCATCAGCTGCCCGGCAGACATTACGAGGAGCAACGACGCGGGCCAATGCAGCGCGGCAGTGTCCTACACGGCTCCAACCGGCACGGACAACTGCCCGGGCGCGGCGACGGCGCAGACGGCCGGGCTGGGCAGCGGGTCCGTTTTCCCGGTGGGTACGACTACTGAAACCTATACGGTGACGGACGCGGCGGGCCTTACCGCGAGTTGCTCTTTTGTGGTCACCGTTAATGACGCTGAACCGCCGGCGGCGGTTTGCCAGGATGTCACCGTAAGCCTCGCCGGCGCCAGCCAGGCCAGCATCACTATTGCGCAAGTTGACAACGGCAGCAGCGACAATTGCGCTACGCCCACCCTCAGCCTCGGCCTGACCGCATTCGACTGCTACGCCCTGGGGCAGCAAACCGTTACCCTGACGGCTACCGACGCGGCGGGCAACAGCAATTCCTGCAACGCCGTAGTGACGGTTGAGGATGCCGATAGAGACGGCGACGGCACAAGCGACGCCTGCGACCTGAGCACAAACGTCAACGGCCTGGCGGGCAACCTGTCGGATTATATTGAAAACCTGGGCCTCCCCTCGGCTGTAGAACGGGCGTTGACCCAGAGGCTGGATTTGATCGCTTCCAGGTTTTGCAACGGTTACAGCGCCAACGCGGTCGTCAGTTCTGTAAACAACCTGATCAGCTATGTGCAGTATCAGCGTGGCAGGTACATTCCGGCCGGCGCGGCGGATTACCTCCTCGCTCAGTTGCAGGGCCTTATCGCTGACCTTTACGCCGGCACGGTAGACTGCAGCGGCGGCCCCACGGCGCGTTCTCAGCCCGGGCTCGCCAGCCCGGCAGCAGAGGCAGAAAGCTGCCGGCTGGAGATTTACCCGAACCCGTTCAGCAGGCAGGCCACCATCCGCTTTTACCTGCCCCGGGACGGGCAGGCCAGCCTCGAGGTCTTCAACCTGGAGGGCCAGCGCGTGCGCACGCTGGAATCCGCCCGCCTGGA
This genomic window contains:
- a CDS encoding response regulator — encoded protein: MRHHTFPISFPRTSIRRKISIRNNIDLFFRETCIKFSIFIFLAAFCPLSPLRAQNLNAAAATKEAGTPFIRNYPPGEYRADGQNWAIVQDQRGLMYFGNSDGVLEYDGVSWRLIETINKTVVRSLAVDENNRVYVGAYGEIGYLAPDTIGQLQYISLLPYLEEKYHDFSDVWQTVVTSQGVYFATQKYLFRWANQQMRVWEAPTLYLLCASVNDQIYVRQWKKGLMQMVSDSLTLAPGGEQFDKKRISQLLPYPGRNKNHLLVCTQTEGLFLYDGLSAAPFPTAFDERLKKARLYKSARLPNGGYAFSTMQDGVFIMDEKGNLLHHLNKATGLQNNTAWSLCPDRQGGLWIGMDAGISRAEISAPLTHFTGLEGVEGSIFDIIRHQGVLHIATSTGIYFLDEASGPPGSFKPVSGIPPQCWKLLSAGGSLFGGTFQGVYEVRGGQAYLANRGYVFYLCRSRQDTNRIFMGLQGGIGSLYYAEGQWRQEGLIDGIAEEIRDILETPDGKLWLTTRYQGLLRVDFPEGFTLQPTITRFDTLQGLPAGDRNVAFATREGLRFATPRGIYRFDEVKGRFIEDPGLIKGFPNGQGPIFSVAQDRRENLWLLVPEANSGMALRQADGSYAWDESPLLRISDADLNVAYPDPLHENLTWFGGNERLIQYDASVPKNNALDFSTFIRQVIVNGDSLVYGGTAGESIAIIPELAYANNSLRFSFAAPCYDDESKNEYQYFLEGYDKGWSNWSPESRKDYTNLPAGKYRFQVRAKSIYRQVGEPAVYEFSILPPFYRTWWAYALYTLLFLGVLYALRQQEVKRLNAKHLREMKLLEYDKLKELDQLKSRFFADVSHEFRTPLTLILGPLENLISGTFKGDVRQDYRLMRRSARRLLRLINQLLDLSKVEAGKMMLEASYGDVIPFIRRNFHAFESLAKHKGINQRFETEIDAARLYFDPDKLEQVLSNILSNAFKFTPEGGTVSVKIKSEGTEAAARFLQVAIADTGTGIPAEQLPHVFDRFYSPPLHSPVGGKPRTSPPASGGATGIGLALAKELVELHHGQIRIASTVGEGAQFTILLPFGKAHLRDEEIVEREPGRPLTVKETGLAPDTEEIEIAGEPLPGVAVFADTVEEGDENMVLLVEDNPDMRAFIRAQLANEYKVVEAADGQQGLEKAIELTPDLIISDVMMPVMDGLQLCDTLKNDERTSHIPIILLTAKADVESRLEGLERGADAYLAKPFNREELLVRARKLLELRRQLRKRYASLKPPAPAEDKGLQMEDAFLLKIRQLVELQISDINLDMGQLSQALGMSRSQVYRKVKALTGQSPSVFVRAIRLERAKELLQSTDMNVTEVAYEVGFSTPAYFSDAFLEAFGVRPSDLRR
- a CDS encoding HYR domain-containing protein translates to MNKIYLLSILAAGLVNVAYSQYTTPSVSISARVGQVTSYEGSATNLNSCWELGQEQYTAYVSFQINAGGFEYRSDCLTCNRDGNCTYGNGNTAQDLAARHLVSNTVHPYVNVLGTRLEAWEDDDYADDPFLPLRCEYNNHSGVNTDDCYAELSGLFGFRHQFPSSENVYNTSPTFGNSNHTWNIEYNWRYAYDPYDNDPLDIPCDYYESVTGIAGNIDAWVLNLTAGETYEFKVTSGADPFLRIYSSDGHTPVAQNDGYTNLLPRIVYTPSQSGIYFIEVSESSRSWLTQDATLLFKVVPPAVPVLTASETLVCRGTPVTLNLAAATSGAYVKKIQYCNSGGCDEESEWHDLVAGDTYVWNSGVSNGPFDYNYWFRGILEGICNVPSPIVHVELMDSRPTIVYGEAPIVCPGDSYSMAAVYDGARSCSIQWEKSDTGPTSGWSVIQGATNPINTGPLTATRWYRAKLVCPGGGCPQAFSDVQEVTVRLPDLTSTCPPNRTVSTSSTYTGDCGVDFYYNAPGQPGNCSSISVTQTAGLPSGSLFPVGTTTNTFLATDGSGNTSTCSFTVTVIDNGTVELFCADSPWTISIPQTPPGLCSVEEEAILFLRAIAYSDCSTPTVSGPFPGGPYEAGDHEITWRVENANGIQASCSHIIRVRENRAPIISCPANVNMGSAAGQCGGTTVAYDLPTATDNCGIKSLVQTGGLASGSVFPFGVTTNTFVATDVSNWTASCSFNVEVTDMEDPMISCPGNITVTKQAGECGVGAVIAYNAPTATDNCQVQSLNQTAGLASGVSFPLGTTTNTFVATDAAGNSASCSFTVTVEDCNLPPIAVCQNLTVSAGSNCTDAVTEAEDFDNGSSDPDMDILSFSVSSAGPYSLGTTNVTLTVSDPRGGSNTCTATITVVDDIPPTINCPGNISLGTDAGLCTAVATWASPTASDNCDVSLAPSSSHASGDAFPIGLTTVTYNVSDAAGNAASPCSFTVTVSDDDAPAISGCPGNISLGTDAGLCTAVATWASPTASDNCDVSLAPSSSYASGDAFPIGLTTVTYDVSDAAGNAASPCSFTVTVSDAENPAISCPADITRSNDAGQCSAAVSYTAPTGTDNCPGAATAQTAGLGSGSVFPVGTTTETYTVTDAAGLTASCSFVVTVNDAEPPAAVCQDVTVSLAGASQASITIAQVDNGSSDNCATPTLSLGLTAFDCYALGQQTVTLTATDAAGNSNSCNAVVTVEDADRDGDGTSDACDLSTNVNGLAGNLSDYIENLGLPSAVERALTQRLDLIASRFCNGYSANAVVSSVNNLISYVQYQRGRYIPAGAADYLLAQLQGLIADLYAGTVDCSGGPTARSQPGLASPAAEAESCRLEIYPNPFSRQATIRFYLPRDGQASLEVFNLEGQRVRTLESARLEAGIHEQSWNGSAGDGQALAPGVYLLRLSTADAVLVKKVSLMR